The Leucobacter viscericola sequence CATACATGTCGCTTGTCGGTGACGTTATCAGGCTGGAGCCGCGCGCAGAGTTCGTTGTCAATGACCCCAACCCGATTCTGCTTGCATTCCGGGACTATATGGGAGACGGCTACACGCTGAGACAGCTGAGGGAGCACGCCCATGACTGGGGACTCTTCACGCAAGGGTTTCAGTTATCAATGTCCCGTAGAGAAGCCACTCGGATTTACCAGGAAGTTGTACGCGACAAGGCGCGCCCGAGCCATGAGCGACATGCCAGCAAAGTGTTCGCCCGCCTCGCAAATCTCACCCCAGCTACCGAAGGAGCCTAAATCATGGCAGGAAAACCAAAGGTGCTCACCGACGTGCAGCAGGCGCACTTCGAGACCGTGCAGCGCGCATACGCGGCCTATGTTGAGGTGCGCGACACGGCACTCGCGCGCGCGAAGATCGCCGCTGAGGCTGAAGTCTCTGTCATGAAGCTCACTCTCTCAAAGGCAATGCGTGAAGCGCGCGCGAGCGGTGTACCGATGCGTCGAATGGGCGCAGAAATCATGGGCACCAAGGACTACTACACCGTGCAGCGCCTCGTGCAACTGGCCGACCATATCGGCCAAGTCGAAGAATCGGTGAAGCCAGCGGTCGAGGATCTCGCTGTCTTAATCCGAGAGGCCGGCACGGAAGCGGAGCGCATAATTATCACCCTCTCTGGCGAGGAACTCCTTCGGGCCAAGGACCGGGCCGACTGGGCGCAGCCCATCCCAGGTGAGTTCGTCTACGCCGAGTTCGTGCAGCATGAGAGCGGTAAGTTCATCCCGCTTACCGAAGGCTTTATCGAGTCGCTGGGAGAGCAGCATCCCGTCGTGGCCTGGGCTGACCTTCCGTCGAGCCAAGAAAAGCTCGCGAAGGCCGTGGAGGCGGTGCGCTGATGAGTGCTGAGAGAGAAGGCAAAGCTCGCGCTCTGGGTGAAGCGCGCGTCGTGGTGGGCTGGGATGATCGTCGGCACCGCAATGCTGACCTCCCAAACGAAATGTGGCACTCGCTTGGCGGCGTAGTGCTTGGAATTGCAACGGCGGCCGCAGCATTCCAACTGTGGCCCGAAGAAAAGGAGAGCTGGAGTTTGAGCGAAACGACTTCAACGCGCAGCGTCGAGATAGAACTACGTGTAACCGACAAGGGGCAGGTCGAAGCGTATGTATGCGACGCACAGGTTTCCCAGTGGGAAGAGGGCATGGGGCTACTTTCGAACTTAGATCGCGAGGAGTTCGCTGAGGAGCTAGAGAGCCTGATTAGCCTCAACGCTCAGGAATTGGCCGAATCGCTCGTGAAGGACCTGTTTGAGCGGGTCATGCCCAAAATGGAAGGGAAGAAGTGATGTCCACATTAATGTTGCGAGGGCTGGAATTCGAGTTGGAAAAACTCGATATTGACATCGTGGTTACGCCGAAATTCATCTCCGTGACGGTGAGCGCCATCGAAGCTGGGGATGAGGGCGCACACAATCGCCTATTTGCTCACACTCACCTGACCGACCTCGACCTTGAATCGCACCAGAGGGCGTTGGCGATGCGCTATCGGATGCAATCGCCGCATTCAAGGAAGCGTTGTCTGAGCAGGGCGGTTGGATTATGGAAGAGGAAGGGGTCGAGTGATGGAAAAGTTCACAGCAAGTAACGGGGTCGAGCTCAAGACTGAAAACAATTCGACGTTTGCTCGGCTTATGTGTCGAAAGGCAGATGAAATTATTGGAGATCGGAAGTGGCATCCGGTCGGCGAGGCTGTGACCAAAGGCGGTCGAAACGGATTCTCGCTAGAGTCTGCGATGGCTAAAGCGTTGCGTGAGTTCTTCCAGCATGAGCGTGACACCGAGCTAGGCCGGTGGCGGTGGCCGGAATACCCGGAGTACGTGGTGCGGAAGTTGCCTGACTCTAACCCCGAAACGGTGATCGTAATAAATGAGTCCTACGGGCCGAGCTATACATTTACCCGCACTGAGTCACTGCCTGGCGGCAACGTGCATAGCTCGGCGGCGGCGCGCTTACTTTGAAGCTCATCCCGAGCCGAAGCCGTGGCATGACGCGAAGCCAGGCGAAGTGTGGGCGGTGGACATCAAAGAAGGCAATGTGCTCAGGAACCGAACCGGGTTTGTTGTAAAAGTCCTTCGTGAGGTCAATATCATCGTCTTTCAGGATGGTAGTCAGGAGCATCTGGACGTCAAAAGCATCACTGCCGGTCGTCGTATCTGGCGGAGGTGGGCGCGTGAAAATTACACGGACCCTCGACAAGTGGTGGACGTTTGGCCGCACCACAATTCACCTTGAAGTGAGATCCAAAAAGAGTCACATGGGCCGCTTTGGTGGCGGCTGGAACTACAAAATAGGTGCGCAGTGGTCAAGTCGGTACTGCGTCATCATCAATCTGCTCATCGGCTCGGTACGAATTGACACCAAGAGAAAGGCCCAAAAATGCTCTACCTCCGAGTAAACAATCACTGGCGCCGAGCGCTGTACACCATCGACCACCCGAGCGGCGATCGTTACGCGCTCCTGCCCGTCTACGGTCAACCCGACACCGTGCTCAAGAGCGTCATGGAGCAGCAACCTTGGCTGCGAGACATTCGCACCCCAGAACCAAAACTAGCCAGCTAAAACGCACGACAAGATAAAGGAGAAATCATGACAACAGCATTTCAGAACACCTCCAAGGGTGAGGGTGCGGGGGTAAAAAGCTCCGCGCTGGTGGCCGTAAGTGAGGCCAAGGAGCGCCTCATCGCAGACCTGCGCAAAGTTCGCCCTTCCCCGACGGGACGCTTATCCGATGGAAGATGCTGGGCTCAAATCAGGTCACCTACACTTTCGCGGCAATGTTCGTGGCGGGATCCTGGTACTCGACGGCACAGGGCAATAACCCGATGGTGAATCCGAAGATGAGCCACCAGACCTTCCTTAATCTGATCGCATCAACCCGCTTGGCATCTTCGATCTTGAGATCGCCAGCGACTTTGAAAAGATCGACCTCTAAAGGAGCCTGACCTTGAAGATTCACCCCCACGATCCCAACGCCACCGACGATCTGCCGCGCTTTACCGATGGGCAGAACGAGATCATCGAAGGCGTGCTCGAGGAGCCAACGTGTGCGTTCCTCAACGGCTCAGATGGGCCAGGGCAAGACCGGCGTGACTGCAGAAATCGTACACCGCGCCAAATGGGGGCGTGTGTTGATCGTGGGGGTGAAAGATACAGCTGGACAATGGGCCGAGGCGCTGCAAGATCAGAGTGACGGGGCGCTCAATCTGCGTACAGTGAACTCGACCAAGGCAGGGAAGTCAAACCTTGCCGCAATGCTCGCGGGGGAGCCAGGAATCTTCTTCTCAGGTTCCCAGTACCTCACAGCCCAGGACTGGGACCACCGAAACAAGCTCGACGCCGAGGGCAAACCCATTCCCGAGCTCGATCGCGATGGCGCGCCGGTAATCAAATACACGAAACTGCCAACTGCGCCGGAGTTGCCAATGCCGGTTTGGCAGCTTGGCTTTCACGGGCCCGAGTTTGCTGAGCCCGCGTATGTGCGCGAGCGTGTTCACCTCCACCTACAAGAAAATGAAGGTGCCGTTTGATGCGCTGATCGTTGACGAGGTTCATATCCTCGCGGCAAACCGAAAGAACGTCGGCCGCCGCACTCTACTCTCCATCCCGACGAAATGGAAGGGCGCGCTGAGCGGTACGTTCTACGGCAACAAATTCGAGAATGCCTGGAGCATCACGGGTTGGCTTTGGCCAAAGTTGATTGACACATCCTTCCACCGCTGGAAAGACGAATGGTGCGCACTCGGCGAGCCTGTCTTTGTGAAGCGCAATGGCAAGCTTGTGGAAATTGAGCAGATTGCTGGCGAGAAGGAGCCGGGAGAGTTCGTGAAATCGTTGCCGAGTTACTTCCGCATCGAGGCCGAAGAGAAGGTGCCTGATCCTAAGCTGGTTTACATCGACCTCTCTCCAGTTCAGCGTATGCAGTATGACCAGATGGAGCGAGACATGCTCGCGTGGCTCAAGGAACGCCACCCGCTTTCATCTGAGCAGACTCTCGCGCCGCTTGTCGCCGAGGTACCCATTGCGCAGCGACAGAGGCTCCGCACTGCAACCTTGGGAGAGATGTCGTTTGACGAGAATGGTGAAGTGACATTTGCCGACGATTGCGTGAGCACAACTCTTGATGCTGTTGGTGGGATTCTCAATCACTACGGTCGCCAAAAGGTCGTGATCTACACCGATTCGAAGCGCTTTGCGAAGGTCACCGTGCGGCGAATGCTTCGGGCCGGGCTTTCCGTTGCTGAGTGGTCTGGGGACGTAAATAGTGTGGGACGTGACGCAATCAAGGCTGCGTTTCTTACGCCGCTTGACGAGGGCGGGTTGCAATACATTGTGGCTGTCACAAAGGCGTTTGGAACTGGCCTCGATGGATTTCAGAAGGTCTGCTCGAAGGTAATCGAAATGTCCGAAGTTGAGGGTGATGCGGTAACGGAGAATCAGGCTGTTCATCGCATCTGGCGCCGAGGTGTTGATAAAGAATTCGAGCACGTCAAGATCGTGGCGCGCAACACGTATGACGAGGGCGTGCTTGCAGTCCTGCGGGGTCGATCGGCCTCTATGGCGGTCACAATGAAGGCCGCATGAACTGTTGTGTTTAGTCAGCTAATTTTGAACACTAATATGAGTGATTGGAGAGATGCGATGAATGCTCGCCAAAATACGCTTTTCGTTTGAGGCCCACGGGTCCGAGGAGATGCGAGAGATGATTGATGCTATGAGGATGCGAGCTCGAGTGGAAACTTACCGCGATCGCTCGCACAGTTGCGATTATCTGCAGTCATTTGTGGTGCCCCGAAATCTCTCTCGAGGTTGTCAATGTTGACCTCGCCGATGAGTGTGATGGCTGCGCGCGTGAGCTGAATATCTCCAAGCTCGCGCGTGAATTAGTCGACTAAATTTCACGCAAGACTTACCGTGCGGGTTCTCGCGCAGATAGGACAAACGAAATGACGATGACGCAAGTAGGGGAGTCGCTATGGAACTTCCGATCAATTATTCAACTTCATCATGGCAGGAGCGGCGTGAAGCGCGTGAGGAGTATGCCGGAGGCAGAAGGGGATGTGCTTCTACTGCAGATCGCAACTCGACAAAGAGCCGCCGAGCGCAATAACCAAGAAGCCGGTCAACTGGAAGCTTTTTCCGCCCCAGTTTCTCAAGTACCCAGTCCACCTTCAACACAACCACGACACTGACATGACGGAAGGGGCTGTCCACGCTTACTGCAACGCTGTGATGTGGCAGTACGAAGGACGATGACACCATGACACCAGAACAGAAACGCGCACAGATCGACAAGTTGCGAGAGCTGGCAGACCCGCAGTTCAACCTCTCGATTCCCGACGGGGCGAAGCGGGCAATCACTCTCGTTGCTGACGCCTTGGAAGCGACACCAAACACACCAGACCGTGGCGAGCTCGCAAAGCTGCTGGCCGAGAAATTGGTGGACGCGTGTCTTACTGGGCTGCTCGATGAGGAAGCCGTGGGGTTGGCTGACGCGATCCTTGCTGCGTATCCGCGGTTTCTCGTGCTGCTGTACCCGAAGCGACAGAACCGGAATGGGAGTACAGCGTTGGGCACCGCAATTCGAAAGGTGGCTACTCGGCTGATGCCGACATGGACGAGGACGAGTTGTGCACCAGCCTTATCGAGGTACAAGAGCGGGTAGTCGAAGCAGTCGAAAGTGGCACTTACGCCAATGCTCTGCCTTTGCGTCCGCCAACGAGTGTGGTTGCCGGTACCGGAGAGGGCGAGGAATGAAGCGCAGCGAGATGAAATGCCTGGCATATGAGAGGCCGGGACGCACCCCGTTCGAGGTGCGCGAAATAAAGGGCGGGTTCACGACGATGTTGGGGCGATACGCCGGTTTAGTTGCGTCAACGCCTCTCGGGTTGGACTCTTGCACTGACACGTTGGGAGGGCCGACGCCCCGTGATCTTTACCTGATTGACGATAAGGACGGAGAGAGCGGTGAAGCGTGACACTCCGGAGCGCGTTTCGGTCTCGTGCGCGCGCGATGGAATCAGATCTGTGGCTGGCGCGGTAGCTGAGCGTAAGCAAGACTTGACGAACGATCGAGGGTGCGGCAGAGGCTTCTGCGCGCGTCTCGGCGATGGTGCGTGACCGGCAGAAAGCAGCGCATGAAGAGGCCGACCTAAAGGCGCAGTTTGAGGGTTGCACTGAAGCGCAATGGCACTCAATGGCCGGTGGTATCCGTCGTCAGATGGAACAAGAAACCGTGAGCGTGGACATGCCTACGAAGCGCACACGATCCCGCATAACGAACTTGGAGGGGCGCGATGACTGAGACAGAACGCAAGACAGCGGTCGAAACGGCCGCACGGGTGATCTGGGAGCAAAGGCGAACACTTGATCGCTCACTTGGTGACTCGTGGGAGCTTGAACTGAGCATCAACCGCGATCGATTTTCGAGAAGCTGAAGCTCTCGCCGCTGCTGGTTTGTTGGTGGGTGAGCCGAGCGAAGAACAGCGGGAGCGGGCCAAGAAAAGTTGCTAGCGGGGTATTCATCGACGGAAACCCATTCTCAAACGTTGAGGATGCGTGGATAGACGGTTTTACTGAGGGCTCCGCTCTCTCTGCTGCTGGTGTCGTCCCGGTTACTGGTAGCACCTCTGACGGTCATCACACTTTTGACGAGCTGTACGACTATCGAATGCTGTACAACGCTCACGCGGCGATGGGTGGCTTACTGGCTGGTATTCCAGTGGTGAAATCTTGGAAGCACTCGGACGGTGAACCGTGCTTTGGCGTAGGCTGGTTTTATCGTGACCGGCGACGCTTCCGACTGGCCAGGTGTCGAACCATTATCGCGCGGAGCATTGGGACCTATTCGCTGTTCCCGAGGCGGAACTGCCGCCTGAATATGACGGGCATACGCCTCAGGATGCCGCCGAGCCGTTTACGCATCGCTGCTGGTGTCACCCCACCCGCACCGAACATGCCAAACCTGCAATGAATTGGGCTTGTGGGTAGCAACCACATGAACTCTGGGGAGTGCCCGGATTGTGTGACTGCCCCGAGAGTTGAACGCGAGAAGCTATCGGAGCAGTACACGCCAAGGCGTTCGTTATGCTCTCCAAGCGTCACCCTTGCAGCAGACACCATGGATCACGAGACTCGTCGGAGATGTCGTGGATATGGCTGCGGTGCCCTGGCCTCTCCGGTAGAGCCGGTAACGGCAGACGAAGCGAAATTGGCGAGGCTCGTGCTGAGGCCGTTCGTGAAACCGCCGACTATTTGGAAAGGATTGCGCCAAAAGGTCTGATTGACCGTGCAGACGTTCTGGCAGACATGGAGATCGCTGCTGACAGGTTCTCTCGCGGTATTCACGCAAATGGAAGGGAGCGAGGTGGTGGCAATGAGCGTCACAACGATCACGTTCAAGGTCCATACCCATCTAGACCCAGAGTGCCGCTTCCATGCCGGAGTTCGAGCCCTGTGGGGTTTCCGGTGGCTCTACAAGTGCGACGAGTGCAGGCGGGGTGATCGTAGTGAGTGAGGGATACACGCCAACACGGACGAGATATTCAACCTCACAATAAGCGTGACGGCTACTGAGGAGTTCAAAGCCCAGAGACGGCAGGAGTTTGGGCGCGCATGCTTGCTGAGGTTGAGCGTGCCGCCGCCGAGAAAGCGTGGGACGATCTTGCCCGGATTGCATACCCGCTGTACGAGGCGGCCGAGGCGGTCTATGTGGGGCACAAGGAACCGTCAACGCTACTCGCGCCACTCGGGAAGCTTGCCGCGCAGACAAACCCCGTATCAACGAGAGGAAGAGAATGAGCGTAACCGTGGCGCTAATGCTGTCCGCGCTCCCGTTTGCGATCGTCGCTTTTGGCGGCTTAGTAAATGCCGGTGTTGAGAGCGGGATTGATGATCGGAAGGCAACGACATCCGCGCGTGTAGCAGTGTGGTGCGGGTCGGTTGCCGTGACCCTGTTTATAGCTGGACTTTGGGCGGGAGTGGAATGGTGAGCGGAAACTTGATCTTGACGAGTTAGAACGCATGCCGGTGCGAAGCATAGCCCACATGTGCGGGCCCTGATCGCTGAGCTAACGAGAAGCACGCGCAGCAGTTAAGAAGCATGAAGTGGACCTTAAAGAGTGGGAAGAAGTAGGTGCTCCACGTTGGATCGAGGCCCGAGAGGAACTCGTGGACTCCGTGCGTGCCGAGCGTGACGCGGCATTGGCGGCAATCGCTCGTGTCCATGCAGCAGTCGAGTCAGCGAGACACTGGAATGAAGGGTGCGGATGGGATGTGCCGTCCATTAAGGTGCTCAAGCACTCGCGTCAGACGGGGGTGATGATGGTGATTTGTCACTCTGGGCTTCTGTCGTTGCACTCGTTGTGTCCCTGTGTGCTTGTTGGTTTGGCTGGCACTGCAGGCAAAGTATGGACCCCAGCTCACGCACCCATCGAAGGCAAGCGCGAAGGCTGCAGCGCAAATACTCAAAGAGCGCAGCGAAAGGAACCGAATGACTATCGACCAAATCATTGAGGCAATAGCCGACTATCGCGACTGGATTGAGCGTCAACTGTTTGGTGCCCGATCGACGTCGAGACGTATCGAGAGCACCTAGAGATCGAAGAACTACGAGAGAAAGCGGAGCCCTTGCGCGAAAAGGAATCCTGAGGCTGAATTGCGGCACGCCATTCAGAAGGAGTGAAGAAGCCGAAATGTCTCGTGGTGAGTCGCTCTATGTTGACTACGAGAAGCCGCTACTCGGGTCGAGGCGCGCGCCTTGTGTCGAGGTTGCCCACTCCTTGAGCTCTGTGATGAGCGGCCCAAACTCGACGCCCCGCATGGGGGGTGGGGTGTCGGGTATACGGTTTCAGGAAATTTCAGAAACCGCTTGACAGGAATTAACACTAATGTGTAGATTAGTCAGCAATGGAAAACGCAAACAAAAACAGATTGGAGGATCATCGTGGCACTTACGATGATGAGGTTCGTCGCTAGCGTTGACATTCTCAAGGCACCGACTGCGCGAGATATGCAGCAGAAGATCGGCGCTTCGAATTCGCCAATGGCTGCAATTACTGCCTTGCCTGCAACCTTATGGGCGACATGCGGGAAACGCCGATGCTCGACCGGGCGTACCTTGGCCGCGTTTGGGGAACTGCAATTCATGCCCTCAAGGAAATGCGGCAGAAAGCCTGGCTCGCAGAGCAGCGGAAGGCTGATCGTGCAAGAATGGGATGACATCAAGCGCCAGCGCATTGCGCCGTTTGCTCGCAGATTCCCTGACGCGCAGGTTGAGAAGCGATTCTCTCTCGGCTTATCCCTGGATATGGTCGCGTCGGCTCCACCGCAGACCTCTTTCTTCCCAGTGAGGGGCATCTGTTTGACTGGAAGGGTTCGAAGCGCAAAGACATTCTGTTGCTGATTGACTTCCTGCACATGCAAAAGGGCACCCTGAAGGATCTTCGGTCGACGGCACCAGGACGTCAAGCTCAGCGAAGCGCAGTACGCCGAGCAGATGGTCAAGATGGAGTACAAGGTAACGGGCTACTTTGCCCAGCTTCAGAGTTACGGACGAGGCAAGGCGCTGCAGGGTTACGACGTCAAGCGAATGAGTATCGTGCTCATTGCGCGCGACGGCACTGGCTGGTTTGATAACCCTGCCTTGACGGTTGGGAAGACGAGCACAAGAAGCACGATCTTTACGTACTGAGTTTCGACTACAACCCCGAATACGCCAACTTTGTCTGGCAGCGCGGCCTCGACATCTGGGCCGAGCTCCAGTCGGGCAAGCCTCTCGAGGGTTTGAGCGCAACGTGAATTGCTTCCCCTGCTCCCTTGAAGTGAAGAACGCGCAGGAGCAAGCAGTTGTCACGCCAATTGCTGCATAGAACACCAATGCGTGAAGTAGTCAGCTAAAATCACAAACTAGGAGGATCATTATGTCCAACGTCACAACTCTCCAACTCCGACATTCGCGGCGTTCATTCAACCGCCCGAGGAAGTTGGTCGACCGAAGAGCATTCTGCTCTACGGCACGCACGGCACTCGCAAGACCAGTATCGCCGGTTCGATCATTAAGGCGCCAGGCTTCAAAAAGGTGCTCTTCATTGATATTGACAATGGTGCTGAAGTGTTGATGAACGATCCCGTAATCAAGGAAGCCATTGTCGAAGGTCGTTTGCAAATCCTTCAGGTTTCGTCGCTCGATGGCGATGCGTTCGTAAAGATCAATGCCGTTGTTGACGAGATCACCAAAACCGATTTCGGCTACGATGCGGTGATTCTCGACACACTTGACGTCGCTCAAGATGTGGCGGAAAAGGTCATTAAGAAGAAATACGAAGGCTCCAAGAACACCTTCGGTGTGTTCGGTGATCTCGGAATCTGGACCGATGAGATCGTGCGCAAGCTGCACGAATCGAAGCACTTTATGTCGATCGTTACCTGCCACTCCAAGGAGCAGACCCTCGAGTCAGGCGCTCACCGAATCCTGCCAAGGCTCTCCGGCTCAAGCAAAGACGCAATCGGTGGCATTCCGTCGATCGTTGCATACTCGAGTACCAGGCAGATCCCGAAAGTGGCAATACGCACCTCGTTGCTCGTGTCGCCGAGAGTGAAGTAGTGATCTCCAAGAATCGCTACTCATTGCCGCCATTCATCATCGACCCCGACTTGCCGAAACTGTTCGAGATGATCGAGGCCAAGACCACCCACCAGTCCAACCAAGAAGAAAAGGCGCCGCCTAATCCCAGGCACCGGCCA is a genomic window containing:
- a CDS encoding AAA family ATPase, whose product is MLYGTHGTRKTSIAGSIIKAPGFKKVLFIDIDNGAEVLMNDPVIKEAIVEGRLQILQVSSLDGDAFVKINAVVDEITKTDFGYDAVILDTLDVAQDVAEKVIKKKYEGSKNTFGVFGDLGIWTDEIVRKLHESKHFMSIVTCHSKEQTLESGAHRILPRLSGSSKDAIGGIPSIVAYSSTRQIPKVAIRTSLLVSPRVK